The nucleotide window GTGCTGACGCTGCGCCGCGCGCGTGCGGATGCCGCGAGTGCGGCGCGTGCGGCGGGATTGTGATGAAGCGCTCTGACGCACGCTAATGAATCAGGATGACGAACGAACATGGTGAACACGACGCCCGGCCGGGTGCTTTACGTAGAGGATGACGAACTCGTGCGCCGCGCGGGCGTGCAAAGCCTGCAGCTCGCTGGCTTCGACGCCGCCGGTTTCGCCAACGCGGAAGGCGCTCTGCCGCTCATCGACGCCGACTTTGCGGGCGTCGTGGTGAGCGATATTCGTCTGCCGGGCATGAGCGGGCTCGATCTGCTCGCGCAGTGCCACGAGCGCGCGCCCGAGGTGCCCATCATCCTCGTGACGGGCCACGGCGATATCTCGATGGCCGTGCAGGCCATGCGCGACGGCGCGTACGACTTCATCGAGAAGCCATTCGCCTCCGAGCGCCTGATCGAAACGGTGCGGCGCGCGCTGGAGCGGCGCCTGCTCGTGCTCGAAAACCTCGCGCTGCGCCGCGAACTGGCGGGGCAGAACGAACTCGCACCGCGCATCATCGGCAAGAGTCCGGCCATCGAGCAGGTGCGCAAGCTCATCGCGAACGTCGCGCCCACGGACGCTTCCGTGCTCATCAACGGCGACACCGGCGCGGGCAAGGAGCTGATCGCGCGCAGCCTTCACGAGCTTTCGCCGCGCCATGACAAACCGTTCGTCGCCGTGAACTGCGGCGCGCTGCCCGAGCCGATGTTCGAGTCGGAGATGTTCGGCTACGAGGCGGGCGCGTTCACGGGCGCGGCCAAACGCCGGATCGGCAAGCTCGAGCATGCGAGCGGCGGCACGCTCTTTCTCGACGAGATCGAGAGCATGCCGCTCTCGCTTCAGGTGAAGCTGCTGCGCGTGCTGCAGGACGGCGTGCTGGAGCGCCTCGGCTCGAACCAGCCGGTGCGCGCCGACCTGCGCGTGGTCGCGGCGGCCAAGGGCGACATGAGCGAGCACGTCGCGGCGGGGACCTTCCGGCGCGACTTGCTGTACCGGCTGAACGTCGTGACGATCGCGCTGCCGCCGCTCGCCGAACGCCGCGAGGACATCGTGCCTTTGTTCGAGCATTTTCTGCTCGACTCGGCGGTGCGTTACCAGCGGCCCGCGCCGCTCCTCACCGAGCGCGACCGCATGCGCCTCGCACAGCGCGACTGGCCGGGCAACGTGCGCGAACTGCGCAACGCGGCGGACCGGCGGGTGCTCGGGATTCCCGACGATCTTTCGGCAGGCGCGGCGGCCGGCGACGACGACGCGCTGCCGCTCAAGGAACGCGTGGAGCAATACGAACGCGCGCTGATCGCCGACGCGCTTGCGCAGAGCAATGGGGCGGTCGCCCAGGCCGCCGAGCGGCTGCAGATGGCGAAGGCCACGCTGTATGAGAAGATTCGCCGCTATGGGCTGGTGGCGCGCGGCGAGGGTTAGCTTCGATTCGCGCCGCGTTGCGAGGCGTGCAGGCGTAAAAAAAGCAGCGGGGTTTCCGCTGCTTTTTTGTTGACTGTCGACCGTCTGTCAGGTCGACAGCGCCTTTTGAAGAATCTGGTCGAGTTCCGCGAACTGCGGCTCGCCCACGTAGCGCTTGAGAATCTTGCCGTCGCGGCCGATCACGAAGGTGGTGGGCGTGAGCTGGACATTGCCGAACTGCTTCGCGGCCGATCCGTCATCCATCGCCACCTTGAACGGCAGCTGACGCGTTTGCGCGTAGTTGGCCACGTACATCGGCGCGTCGTAGTTCATCGCTACCGCGACGAACTCGAGGCCTTCGCCCTTGAAGCGGTTATAGGTCTGGACCATCTTCGGCATTTCCGCCATGCAGGTGGTGCAGCTCGTCGCCCAGAAGTTGACGAGGTAGACCTTGCCCTTCAGGTCGTTCGTGGAGACCTTCTGGCCGGACAGGAGCGTGAAGGTGGCGTCGGGTACGCGCTGCTGGCTGCCGAAGAAGGCGAAATAGCCGGCCACGGCGATCGCGACGACGACCACCGCCGCGCCAATGCGCATGAGCGCGCCGGAGCGCGGCTTCGAAGAATTCGGGGATGCAGCGGTCATGAGCCTTGCCTTGTGCGCCGAAGGACGCGGGTGTTTAGCCAAAACATTGTAGCGCTGAATTTCCCGGCATAGCGGTTGCGAGACAACATCCGGGTATGCGCCGACGGATAATGTCGCGCACCTTTCACTCCTGTGACGAACCGCGCCCCATGGTCCTGGACATCCTTCGCCGCGCCCGCCTACCGTTAAACCTGTCGATGCGCACCTTCGTTCCTGCCCGCGTGGCGGCGCTTGGCATACTCGCTGCGGCGCTCGCGCTGGCTGCCTGCTCGCCCACCTACGACTGGCGCACGATTTCGAACGACGCGAGCGGCTACTCGATCGACCTGCCGGCCAAGCCGGACAAGGACGAACGCCGCATCGACGTGAACGGCACGCCGATGCGCATGCGCGTGCAGACGACCGAAGTCGCCGGCGACGTGTTCGTGGTCGGCACACTCGATCTGCCCGACGCGCAACCCGCGACGCAGCAAAAGGCGCTCGACTTCCTGCGCGCAGGCCTTGCGCGCAACGTGGGCGCGCCGGCCGACGCGCACGCGGTGGCGGTGCCGCTCGCGACGGGCGGCTCAGTCGAGGGCGTGGAAATGCGCATGGCCGGCAAGGCGGGCGCGGGCGGCGAGTCGCGCACGATCCACGCGCGGCTCGTCGCGAAGGGCGCGCGCGCCTACCAGGTGGCGATCGTCGGACGCACCGAGCCGCCGGTCGAGCAGAGCGACCAGTTCTTCGGATCTTTCAAGCTGTACTGAGCTTTGGGACTCCACAGCACTCCTCGCGTAGCGAAGTTTCGCTCACGCTGCGGCGGGCGTTTGCCGGCCGAAGTGAAAGTTGCGCTGCAGGTAAACACGCTAATTATCGGATTTGATTGAGGGTTTACCGGTTACCCACAGGAGCTGTGGGTAACTTTGTGGAAAACAACGCCGAGTTGGCTGGAAAGGGCCGTCCTGTGGGCTTTCTGTTAGTTTTTGCCGCTTTTCTGTAGAACCAGAAAATTAGAAGAATCAATGAGTTAGCAAACCGGCCCCAGCGTAATGCGAACCATGAACAAATCCGGGGACGACGCGACGAAATGTGCATAAGTCAAGTCTTGACTTCGATTTATTGGCGCTATTGACATTCCCCGGCGGCACAAACGCGACGGCGTTGTCCTGCGAAACCCGCGCTGTGCACGGCTAACGCTCCGCAAACACGCGCCGGTACTGCACGGCCTCCGCCACGTGGGCGGCGTCGGGCATGGGCGCACCGGCGAGATCGGCAATCGTGCGCGCGACCTTGAGCACCCGGTAGTGCGCGCGCGCCGACCAGCCGAAGCGCTCGCCCGCTTCGCGCAGCAGCGCCTCACCTGCGGTGTCCGGCTGGCAGACCGCGTCGGTTTCCCGGCCGCTCAATTCGCGAT belongs to Paraburkholderia flagellata and includes:
- a CDS encoding sigma-54-dependent transcriptional regulator, which codes for MVNTTPGRVLYVEDDELVRRAGVQSLQLAGFDAAGFANAEGALPLIDADFAGVVVSDIRLPGMSGLDLLAQCHERAPEVPIILVTGHGDISMAVQAMRDGAYDFIEKPFASERLIETVRRALERRLLVLENLALRRELAGQNELAPRIIGKSPAIEQVRKLIANVAPTDASVLINGDTGAGKELIARSLHELSPRHDKPFVAVNCGALPEPMFESEMFGYEAGAFTGAAKRRIGKLEHASGGTLFLDEIESMPLSLQVKLLRVLQDGVLERLGSNQPVRADLRVVAAAKGDMSEHVAAGTFRRDLLYRLNVVTIALPPLAERREDIVPLFEHFLLDSAVRYQRPAPLLTERDRMRLAQRDWPGNVRELRNAADRRVLGIPDDLSAGAAAGDDDALPLKERVEQYERALIADALAQSNGAVAQAAERLQMAKATLYEKIRRYGLVARGEG
- a CDS encoding TlpA disulfide reductase family protein; the encoded protein is MRIGAAVVVVAIAVAGYFAFFGSQQRVPDATFTLLSGQKVSTNDLKGKVYLVNFWATSCTTCMAEMPKMVQTYNRFKGEGLEFVAVAMNYDAPMYVANYAQTRQLPFKVAMDDGSAAKQFGNVQLTPTTFVIGRDGKILKRYVGEPQFAELDQILQKALST